The following proteins are encoded in a genomic region of Anguilla anguilla isolate fAngAng1 chromosome 15, fAngAng1.pri, whole genome shotgun sequence:
- the LOC118214448 gene encoding protein FEV-like, with translation MKQKCGGNLVFNMYLSDSTENLFKDGKSASWSPINTGIQKGSGQIQLWQFLLELLSDSSNVTCIAWEGTHGEFKLIDPDEVARRWGERKSKPNMNYDKLSRALRYYYDKNIMTKVHGKRYAYKFDFHGLAQVCQPSPTENTLYNYQSNFAPMPFSGISKLNLVAPGVGPSGFSYWHSSAPTFYNSHNLQAPGPFGAVSAARFNCVNNINNVNNINNHYN, from the exons ATGAAACAGAAGTGTGGAGGAAACCTTGTGTTTAACATGTATCTCTCAG attCAACGGAAAATTTGTTTAAAGACGGGAAAAGCGCATCATGGAGCCCAATTAATACCGGAATACAGAAAG GTAGCGGACAAATACAGTTGTGGCAGTTCCTGCTGGAACTCTTGTCCGACAGCTCCAACGTGACCTGTATCGCGTGGGAAGGGACTCACGGAGAATTCAAGCTCATTGACCCCGACGAGGTGGCCAGGCGCTGGGGCGAACGGAAGAGTAAACCAAACATGAACTACGACAAGCTAAGCCGCGCGCTTCGCTACTACTACGACAAGAACATCATGACTAAAGTCCATGGAAAACGTTATGCCTACAAGTTTGACTTCCACGGCCTTGCACAGGTGTGCCAACCTTCGCCTACAGAAAACACTCTGTATAATTACCAGAGTAATTTCGCCCCCATGCCGTTTTCTGGGATTTCTAAACTCAACCTTGTGGCACCAGGTGTTGGTCCATCCGGGTTCTCGTACTGGCACAGCTCCGCACCGACATTTTACAACAGCCACAACCTACAGGCTCCAGGACCATTTGGAGCCGTATCTGCAGCGCGTTTCAATTGTGTAAATAATATCAACAATgtaaacaatataaataatcaTTACAACTGA
- the LOC118213859 gene encoding beta-crystallin A2-like, giving the protein MNTQQMEQMGQFRITVWEEENFQGKRCEFMLECQNIMERGFRKIRSIKVENGPWVGYEYPEFQGQQFILEKGDYPCYEAWSGNSSYRTEHMHSFRPIKCANHSDSKVTLYECEDFQGRKFEMCDDYPSLQAMGWCNKEVPSIKVNSGAWVAYQFPGYRGYQYILERDRHQGEYRNYNEFSTQAHTNQVQSIRRIQH; this is encoded by the exons ATGAATACGCAACAGATGGAGCAGATGGGGCAGTTCAGGATAACTGTCTGGGAGGAGGAGAACTTCCAGGGCAAGCGCTGCGAGTTCATGCTCGAGTGTCAGAACATCATGGAGAGGGGCTTCCGGAAGATCCGCTCCATCAAGGTGGAGAACGGCCC CTGGGTAGGGTATGAGTACCCAGAGTTCCAGGGGCAGCAGTTTATTCTGGAGAAGGGAGACTACCCGTGCTATGAGGCCTGGAGTGGAAACAGCAGCTACAGAACTGAACACATGCACTCCTTCAGGCCAATCAAATGTGCT AACCACAGTGACAGCAAGGTGACTCTCTACGAGTGTGAAGACTTCCAGGGACGCAAGTTTGAGATGTGCGATGACTACCCCTCCTTGCAGGCCATGGGCTGGTGCAACAAGGAGGTCCCTTCAATTAAAGTCAATTCCGGAGC CTGGGTAGCCTATCAGTTTCCTGGTTACCGTGGATACCAGTACAtcctggagagagacagacaccaAGGAGAGTACAGAAACTATAATGAGTTCAGCACCCAAGCCCACACCAATCAGGTCCAGTCTATTCGCAGAATTCAGCACTAA